The following coding sequences are from one Pseudonocardia sp. HH130630-07 window:
- a CDS encoding ABC transporter substrate-binding protein — translation MTRRLLAPALLTTLALVLAGCSGGAGADDGPVTLRVGDQAGIQQALVEASGALDGSPYRVEWSQFPAAAPLLEALRGEAIDLGIAGDAPTLTALSSTDRIRIVEATRSPSQGGLALLVGKDSPIRSVADLRGRTVSPTTQGSIGHYLLLRALEEAGVRPDEVTISFLQPVDAAAAMNSGAIDAWSTWDPYTAVAQQESGARVLRDAKGLGTGLTFLDANTAALDDPDTRAALADFTERYGRALQWARDNPQENARIYGELTDRPAAVADLMAERALRASEPLTPELTAELQGVADRYADYGVLRERVDVGAVIEDVGAPVGP, via the coding sequence GTGACCCGCCGTCTCCTCGCCCCCGCGCTGCTCACCACGCTCGCGCTGGTGCTCGCCGGCTGCTCCGGCGGGGCCGGGGCCGACGACGGGCCGGTGACGCTGCGGGTCGGCGACCAGGCCGGGATCCAGCAGGCACTGGTCGAGGCGTCCGGGGCGCTCGACGGCAGCCCGTACCGGGTCGAGTGGAGCCAGTTCCCGGCCGCCGCCCCGCTGCTGGAGGCGTTGCGCGGGGAGGCGATCGACCTCGGCATCGCCGGTGACGCGCCGACGCTCACCGCGCTGTCGTCGACCGACCGGATCCGGATCGTCGAGGCGACCCGGTCGCCGAGCCAGGGCGGGCTCGCCCTGCTCGTCGGGAAGGACTCGCCGATCCGCTCGGTCGCCGACCTGCGCGGGAGGACCGTCTCGCCGACCACCCAGGGCAGCATCGGGCACTACCTGCTGCTGCGTGCCCTGGAGGAGGCCGGGGTGCGGCCGGACGAGGTGACCATCTCGTTCCTGCAGCCGGTCGACGCGGCCGCCGCCATGAACTCCGGCGCGATCGACGCCTGGTCCACATGGGACCCGTACACCGCCGTCGCCCAGCAGGAGTCCGGCGCCCGGGTGCTGCGCGACGCGAAGGGGCTCGGCACCGGCCTGACCTTCCTCGACGCGAACACCGCGGCGCTCGACGACCCGGACACCCGGGCCGCGCTGGCCGACTTCACCGAGCGCTACGGCCGGGCCCTGCAGTGGGCCCGGGACAACCCGCAGGAGAACGCCCGGATCTACGGCGAGCTGACCGACCGGCCGGCCGCGGTCGCGGACCTCATGGCGGAGCGGGCGTTGCGCGCGTCCGAGCCGCTCACCCCCGAGCTGACGGCCGAGCTGCAGGGCGTCGCCGACCGGTACGCCGACTACGGCGTGCTCCGCGAGCGGGTCGACGTCGGCGCGGTGATCGAGGACGTCGGGGCACCGGTCGGGCCCTGA
- a CDS encoding cupin domain-containing protein, whose translation MSTDDFHPDLHAGVPAHARVHLVRGADLTGDTAQTSGMRRREAVSGRTVGSSKLWTGETHVAPATNSGDHHHGEAETSIYVVSGRPRFVFHDGSGEVVLQTEPGDYVFVPPYVPHREENPDPEHPAVVVISRSTQEGIVVNLPSLTPLTDPEPTP comes from the coding sequence ATGAGTACCGACGACTTCCACCCCGACCTGCACGCAGGCGTCCCGGCGCACGCGAGGGTGCACCTCGTCCGCGGCGCCGACCTCACCGGTGACACCGCCCAGACCAGCGGGATGCGCCGCCGCGAGGCGGTCAGCGGCCGCACCGTCGGCTCGTCGAAGCTGTGGACCGGCGAGACGCACGTGGCCCCGGCGACGAACTCCGGCGACCACCACCACGGCGAGGCCGAGACCTCGATCTACGTCGTCAGCGGGCGGCCCCGGTTCGTCTTCCACGACGGCTCCGGCGAGGTCGTGCTGCAGACCGAACCGGGTGACTACGTGTTCGTACCGCCCTACGTCCCGCACCGCGAGGAGAACCCGGACCCGGAGCACCCGGCCGTCGTCGTCATCTCGCGCAGCACCCAGGAGGGGATCGTCGTGAACCTCCCCTCGCTCACCCCGCTCACCGATCCGGAGCCCACACCGTGA
- a CDS encoding Rrf2 family transcriptional regulator, with the protein MSAPATGAVVRAPEGVSRGTVAVLSGRGEHPGIYARLGRRLAADGWTVAAVSPAAADEEIAAVLDGVTGARVLLGSDTGALRAWALAAGGTVGADGLVLAGLPAGSPGSAPGPGDHAGELDARTACPVHRGVLEADPEFGWGALSGPPPPVPADPLPALPVLWLHGDADPIAPVAAVRGLARAGDEVAVVADGVHDVLNDQFHRIVAARLVLFLERLAKGARFTDPAGPTAPAAPVPAAARARRAAPLNVSARLDHALHALAELVDADGGTVTCDAISRARGVPLNSLVNVMLQLRRAGLVASRRGCEGGYRLARPAGEITVADVVRATEGALATLRDTGPAAALWADLERTVAEFLTAHTLTVLERSPR; encoded by the coding sequence GTGAGCGCTCCCGCGACCGGCGCGGTCGTCCGGGCACCGGAGGGGGTCTCCCGGGGCACCGTCGCCGTCCTCTCCGGGCGCGGCGAGCACCCGGGGATCTACGCCCGGCTCGGCCGCAGGCTCGCCGCCGACGGCTGGACCGTCGCCGCGGTGTCCCCGGCCGCCGCCGACGAGGAGATCGCGGCCGTGCTCGACGGTGTCACCGGGGCCCGGGTGCTGCTCGGCTCGGACACCGGTGCGCTGCGGGCCTGGGCACTCGCCGCCGGCGGCACCGTCGGGGCGGACGGGCTCGTGCTCGCCGGGCTACCGGCGGGCAGTCCGGGGTCCGCACCCGGCCCCGGCGACCACGCGGGCGAGCTCGACGCCCGCACGGCCTGCCCGGTGCACCGCGGCGTGCTGGAGGCCGATCCCGAGTTCGGCTGGGGCGCGCTCAGCGGTCCGCCGCCGCCGGTGCCCGCCGACCCGCTGCCCGCCCTGCCGGTGCTCTGGCTGCACGGCGACGCCGACCCGATAGCACCGGTCGCGGCCGTCCGCGGGCTCGCGCGGGCCGGCGACGAGGTCGCCGTCGTCGCCGACGGGGTGCACGACGTGCTGAACGACCAGTTCCACCGGATCGTCGCCGCCCGGCTCGTGCTGTTCCTGGAACGCCTGGCGAAGGGCGCCCGGTTCACCGACCCGGCCGGGCCCACCGCTCCGGCCGCGCCGGTGCCCGCGGCGGCCCGGGCCCGCCGGGCCGCGCCGCTGAACGTGTCCGCCCGGCTCGACCACGCCCTGCACGCGCTCGCCGAGCTGGTCGACGCCGACGGCGGCACCGTCACCTGCGACGCGATCTCCCGCGCCCGCGGCGTCCCGCTGAACTCGCTGGTCAACGTCATGCTGCAGCTCCGCCGGGCGGGGCTGGTCGCCAGCCGGCGCGGTTGCGAGGGCGGCTACCGGCTGGCCCGCCCGGCGGGGGAGATCACCGTCGCCGACGTCGTCCGCGCGACCGAGGGCGCGCTCGCCACGCTGCGCGACACCGGACCGGCCGCCGCGCTGTGGGCCGACCTGGAGCGCACCGTGGCCGAGTTCCTCACCGCACACACCCTGACCGTTCTGGAGCGATCCCCACGATGA
- a CDS encoding LLM class flavin-dependent oxidoreductase: MSVEFIGMIGTQEVSEIRPATGPVVDRDTVRRFVAAHEEGGFDRVLVGHSSSTPDGLQVAAYGAAHSERLGFLVAHRPGFTAPTLAARQYATLDHFSGGGRVAMHVISGGSDTDQRRDGDWLDKEQRYARTDEYLTVLRRAWSDPDAFDHAGEHYRVAGVRQEIRPLAPIPVYFGGSSDAAYRVGGRHADVFALWGEPLAGTAEQIAHVHDAARAAGRTEPPRISVSFRPILGDTEDEAWERAHAIRDGIVAAKGGQGSFTGNRMRDAGPPPNVGSQRLLAAAASGELHDRCLWTATAAASGAAGNSTALVGTPDTVAAALADYVGIGVSTLLIRGYDPIADARRYGRELLPAVRTELARRGLDRDATAQGVPA, from the coding sequence ATGTCCGTCGAGTTCATCGGCATGATCGGGACCCAGGAGGTCTCGGAGATCCGGCCCGCCACGGGCCCGGTCGTCGACCGCGACACCGTGCGGCGGTTCGTCGCCGCGCACGAGGAGGGCGGCTTCGACCGGGTGCTGGTCGGCCACTCGTCGTCCACACCGGACGGTCTGCAGGTCGCCGCGTACGGGGCCGCGCACTCCGAGCGTCTCGGGTTCCTGGTCGCGCACCGGCCCGGGTTCACCGCGCCCACCCTGGCCGCCCGCCAGTACGCCACCCTCGACCACTTCTCCGGCGGCGGCAGGGTCGCGATGCACGTCATCTCCGGCGGCAGCGACACCGACCAGCGCCGCGACGGCGACTGGCTGGACAAGGAGCAGCGCTACGCGCGCACCGACGAGTACCTCACGGTGCTGCGCCGGGCGTGGTCGGACCCGGACGCGTTCGACCACGCCGGGGAGCACTACCGGGTCGCCGGCGTGCGCCAGGAGATCCGGCCGCTCGCCCCGATCCCGGTGTACTTCGGCGGGTCCTCCGACGCCGCCTACCGGGTCGGTGGCCGGCACGCCGACGTGTTCGCGCTCTGGGGCGAGCCGCTGGCCGGCACCGCCGAGCAGATCGCTCACGTGCACGACGCCGCCCGCGCCGCCGGGCGCACCGAGCCGCCCCGGATCAGCGTGTCGTTCCGGCCGATCCTCGGTGACACCGAGGACGAGGCGTGGGAGCGCGCGCACGCGATCCGGGACGGGATCGTCGCCGCGAAGGGCGGGCAAGGCTCGTTCACCGGGAACCGGATGCGCGACGCCGGTCCCCCGCCCAACGTCGGCTCGCAGCGGCTGCTCGCCGCCGCCGCGTCCGGCGAGCTGCACGACCGCTGCCTGTGGACGGCGACCGCTGCGGCGTCCGGGGCGGCCGGCAACTCCACGGCGCTCGTCGGCACACCGGACACGGTCGCCGCCGCGCTCGCCGACTACGTCGGGATCGGCGTGTCGACGCTGCTGATCCGCGGCTACGACCCGATCGCCGACGCCCGCCGCTACGGCCGTGAGCTGCTGCCCGCGGTCCGCACGGAGCTGGCCCGGCGGGGGCTCGACCGCGACGCCACGGCACAGGGGGTCCCGGCGTGA
- a CDS encoding ABC transporter ATP-binding protein encodes MATGVQRTVRPVEVRGLTRRFDDRAVIEGLDLDIAPGEFVALLGASGCGKSTLLRILADLDSDVSGEVTVARRRAVGFQNPRLLPWKKVWRNVVLGLPGRPDRARAEAALAEVGLSHRSDVWPKVLSGGEAQRAALARALVREPDLLLLDEPFSALDALTRITARGLVDELWQRHRCAVLLVTHDVEEALVLADRVLVMDGGRIAHDAPVDLDRPRDVTRPDFQRLRAELLGRLGVH; translated from the coding sequence ATGGCGACCGGCGTTCAGCGGACGGTGAGGCCGGTCGAGGTCCGCGGCCTGACCCGGCGGTTCGACGACCGCGCGGTGATCGAGGGTCTCGACCTCGACATCGCGCCCGGCGAGTTCGTGGCGTTGCTCGGGGCCTCCGGCTGCGGCAAGTCCACCCTGCTGCGGATACTCGCCGACCTCGACTCCGACGTCTCCGGCGAGGTCACCGTCGCCCGGCGGCGTGCCGTCGGGTTCCAGAACCCGCGGCTGCTGCCGTGGAAGAAGGTGTGGCGCAACGTCGTGCTCGGGCTGCCCGGACGCCCGGACCGGGCCCGCGCGGAGGCCGCGCTGGCCGAGGTCGGGCTCTCGCACCGCAGCGACGTCTGGCCGAAGGTGCTCTCCGGCGGCGAGGCCCAGCGCGCCGCACTGGCCAGGGCGCTGGTCCGGGAGCCGGACCTGCTGCTGCTCGACGAGCCGTTCTCCGCGCTCGACGCGCTCACCCGGATCACCGCCCGCGGCCTGGTCGACGAGCTGTGGCAGCGGCACCGCTGCGCGGTGCTGCTGGTGACCCACGACGTCGAGGAGGCGCTGGTGCTGGCCGACCGGGTGCTCGTCATGGACGGCGGCCGGATCGCCCACGACGCCCCCGTCGACCTCGACCGGCCCCGCGACGTCACCCGTCCCGACTTCCAGCGCCTGCGTGCCGAGCTGCTCGGCCGCCTCGGCGTGCACTGA
- a CDS encoding ABC transporter permease, producing MTTTSERARAQAPPDVETLRGHRARGPARVPRWAVKTASPVVLVALWQVLSSTGVLPRDVLASPATVATTAAGMWAEGAVQSAVAVSTVRVLSGIAIGLVAAVVLATVSGLFRRGEDVIDAPVQMLRTVPVIGLIPLLIIWFGIGEEPKIALIALAVTFPLYMNLFGGIRNVDATLVEAARTLGLGWFGQVRHVILPSAMPQFLVGLRYALGTAWLALVFGETINATSGIGYEMNTAREFFQTDVIVVCLALYALLGLLGDAVVRLLERGLLAWRPAFSGR from the coding sequence ATGACGACCACGTCCGAACGGGCCAGGGCCCAGGCCCCGCCCGACGTCGAGACCCTGCGGGGCCACCGGGCCCGCGGGCCCGCCCGGGTGCCGCGGTGGGCGGTCAAGACCGCGTCGCCGGTCGTGCTCGTCGCGCTGTGGCAGGTGCTGTCGAGCACCGGTGTGCTGCCGCGCGACGTGCTCGCCTCCCCCGCCACGGTGGCCACGACCGCCGCCGGGATGTGGGCCGAGGGCGCGGTGCAGAGCGCCGTCGCCGTCTCCACCGTGCGGGTGCTGTCCGGGATCGCGATCGGCCTGGTCGCGGCCGTCGTCCTGGCCACGGTGTCCGGGCTGTTCCGGCGCGGTGAGGACGTCATCGACGCCCCGGTCCAGATGCTGCGCACGGTCCCGGTGATCGGGCTCATCCCGCTGCTGATCATCTGGTTCGGGATCGGCGAGGAACCGAAGATCGCGCTGATCGCGCTGGCCGTCACGTTCCCGCTCTACATGAACCTGTTCGGCGGCATCCGCAACGTCGACGCCACGCTGGTCGAGGCGGCCCGGACCCTGGGTCTGGGCTGGTTCGGGCAGGTCCGGCACGTGATCCTGCCCTCGGCGATGCCGCAGTTCCTGGTCGGCCTGCGCTACGCGCTCGGCACCGCGTGGCTGGCCCTGGTCTTCGGCGAGACGATCAACGCAACCTCCGGGATCGGCTACGAGATGAACACCGCCCGCGAGTTCTTCCAGACCGACGTCATCGTCGTCTGCCTCGCGCTCTACGCACTGCTGGGACTGCTCGGCGACGCCGTCGTGCGGCTGTTGGAGAGGGGGTTGCTGGCATGGCGACCGGCGTTCAGCGGACGGTGA
- a CDS encoding putative leader peptide → MTVTLLLTTREHIDLARVASALCRP, encoded by the coding sequence GTGACCGTCACCCTGCTGCTCACGACGCGCGAGCACATCGACCTCGCCCGCGTCGCGTCGGCGCTCTGTCGACCCTGA